From Mycobacterium colombiense CECT 3035:
TTTGGCGTCGACGATGTCGGGCTCGTGCAGGCTGCGCAGCGCGGCGTTGAGGCTGTCGGCGTCGTCGGGCGGCGCGGTGTCCTCGTCGTCGTGCCGGTAGAAGTCGGGCAGCAGCCGACGCAATGTGGGATCTTTCGGCGGTTCGGCATTGCCGGTCTTGATCCCGGTGATCTCCTCGAGTTCGTCTGCGGGCGAGGAAGATTCACGCTCGTCGAGCAGGCCGATCATCGCGGTGGCCAGGTTCTTGAGCAGGGCCGCCTCATGCGAAGCCAGGGACGACCGAAAACGGGGACCACTCGCGGTCTCGACCCGCTTCCATTTGCGCACAGGG
This genomic window contains:
- the aosR gene encoding oxidative stress transcriptional regulator AosR — protein: MRKWKRVETASGPRFRSSLASHEAALLKNLATAMIGLLDERESSSPADELEEITGIKTGNAEPPKDPTLRRLLPDFYRHDDEDTAPPDDADSLNAALRSLHEPDIVDAKRVAAQRLLSTIPDDGGRFELTEDDANSWVAAVNDIRLTLGVMLEVGPDGPERLPADHPLAVHFDVYQWLTVLQEYLVLVLMGPRDR